The Blastococcus sp. HT6-4 genome window below encodes:
- a CDS encoding amidohydrolase — MTTPGGDANARASLLLTDVRIGDRAGRALYVRAGRIAWLGDAADAPGADRVIAGEGALLTPAFVDAHVHATATGLALTGLDLHSSSSVADAVAALRAHAEAVPDGIVLGTGWDETAWPERRGLTRADLDAAVGNRPVYLARVDVHSATVSTALLDGVPGIAGRPGFAADGRLRLDAHHAARKAAYGAVMGAQRTAAQRATRAAAAALGIGSLHEMAGPEVSSADDLRNLLALAGAEPGPRVLGYWGELSERGGLELVRELGLAGAGGDLFCDGALGSHTAALSAPYSDRPDTCGALRFETASLAEHVRACTTAGLQAGFHCIGDAAVEQVLEAVGIVVAELGASAVRACRHRLEHLEMPSASVMARMRDWDMVASVQPAFDAAWGGRAGMYAERLGLERALATNPLADLAESEVALALGSDAPVTPLDPWGGVHAAVDHRTPGSGLRPFDAFDAATHGGWHAARAEHPLGPLAVGAPADLAVWATGEGLSQVLADRGRPACHLLVVDGEPVGHGDQ; from the coding sequence GTGACGACACCCGGCGGGGACGCGAACGCCCGCGCGAGCCTCCTGCTCACCGACGTCCGGATCGGCGACCGTGCCGGCCGGGCGCTGTACGTCCGTGCCGGGCGGATCGCGTGGCTGGGGGATGCGGCCGACGCGCCCGGCGCCGACCGGGTGATCGCGGGGGAGGGGGCGTTGCTGACGCCCGCCTTCGTCGATGCCCACGTGCACGCCACCGCCACCGGGCTGGCGTTGACCGGTCTCGACCTCCACTCGAGCTCGAGCGTTGCCGATGCGGTCGCCGCACTCCGGGCCCACGCCGAGGCGGTGCCCGACGGGATCGTCCTGGGCACCGGCTGGGACGAGACCGCCTGGCCCGAGCGCCGTGGTCTCACGCGGGCCGACCTCGACGCCGCGGTCGGGAACCGCCCGGTCTACCTGGCGCGGGTCGACGTCCACTCCGCGACCGTCTCGACCGCGCTGCTGGACGGCGTCCCGGGGATCGCCGGTCGCCCCGGCTTCGCCGCCGACGGTCGCCTGCGGCTGGACGCGCACCACGCGGCCCGGAAGGCCGCCTACGGAGCGGTCATGGGTGCGCAGCGCACGGCCGCCCAGCGGGCCACCCGGGCGGCCGCGGCGGCCCTGGGCATCGGCAGCCTGCACGAGATGGCCGGCCCGGAGGTCTCCTCGGCCGACGACCTCCGGAACCTGCTGGCGCTGGCGGGCGCGGAGCCGGGCCCACGGGTCCTCGGCTACTGGGGTGAGCTGTCCGAGCGCGGGGGGCTGGAGCTGGTGCGCGAGCTCGGCCTGGCCGGAGCCGGGGGAGACCTGTTCTGCGACGGCGCCCTCGGGTCGCACACCGCCGCGCTGAGTGCCCCCTACTCCGACCGGCCCGACACCTGCGGCGCCCTCCGGTTCGAGACGGCGTCGCTGGCCGAGCACGTCCGCGCCTGCACCACGGCCGGCCTCCAGGCCGGTTTCCACTGCATCGGGGACGCCGCCGTCGAGCAGGTGCTGGAGGCCGTGGGGATCGTCGTCGCCGAACTGGGGGCGTCCGCGGTGCGCGCCTGCCGGCACCGGCTCGAGCACCTGGAGATGCCGTCGGCTTCCGTCATGGCGCGGATGCGTGACTGGGACATGGTGGCCAGCGTCCAGCCGGCCTTCGACGCCGCCTGGGGCGGGCGCGCCGGCATGTACGCCGAGCGGCTGGGGCTCGAACGGGCCCTGGCCACCAACCCGCTGGCCGACCTGGCGGAGAGCGAGGTGGCCCTCGCCCTGGGCAGCGATGCGCCGGTGACTCCCCTGGACCCGTGGGGCGGGGTGCACGCCGCCGTCGACCACCGGACGCCCGGTTCCGGACTGCGGCCGTTCGACGCCTTCGACGCGGCCACCCACGGGGGCTGGCACGCCGCCCGGGCCGAGCACCCCCTCGGCCCGCTGGCCGTCGGAGCGCCCGCGGACCTCGCCGTGTGGGCGACCGGGGAGGGGTTGTCCCAGGTCCTCGCCGACCGGGGCCGGCCGGCGTGCCATCTGCTGGTCGTGGACGGGGAGCCGGTGGGCCACGGCGATCAGTAA
- a CDS encoding GNAT family N-acetyltransferase, translated as MDAGQRLCTERLRLRPWTTRPADLARLADIYGRDEVTRWLGGGPSVPPEELVVRWAEVHARDDRFLCWAIERPDGVPAGTVLLKPLPNGVGEVEVGWHLHPDSWGHGYATEAAREVVDRAFGLGLPEVYAVVRPGNEASIAVCRRLGMAPLGRIRRWYDVELEAFRLMAPVVVE; from the coding sequence GTGGACGCGGGACAGCGGCTGTGCACGGAGCGGTTGCGGCTCCGGCCGTGGACGACCCGGCCGGCCGACCTCGCGCGGCTGGCCGACATCTACGGCCGCGACGAGGTGACCCGCTGGCTGGGCGGTGGCCCCTCGGTGCCACCCGAGGAACTCGTCGTCCGCTGGGCCGAGGTGCATGCGCGCGACGACCGGTTCCTCTGCTGGGCCATCGAGCGGCCCGACGGCGTCCCGGCCGGGACGGTTCTGCTCAAGCCGCTGCCCAACGGGGTGGGCGAGGTCGAGGTGGGGTGGCACCTGCACCCCGACTCCTGGGGCCACGGCTACGCCACCGAGGCCGCGCGGGAGGTCGTCGACCGGGCGTTCGGGCTCGGCCTGCCCGAGGTCTACGCCGTCGTGCGACCGGGCAACGAGGCGTCGATCGCCGTCTGCCGGCGGTTGGGGATGGCCCCGCTGGGGCGCATCCGCCGCTGGTACGACGTCGAGCTGGAGGCATTCCGGTTGATGGCCCCCGTCGTCGTCGAGTGA
- a CDS encoding lysophospholipid acyltransferase family protein, producing MYTASWRDVVRPGLFGASPDPRDKPYRLVIRIALVVFRLFRFRFDVRGSEHVPASGGAIICSNHVSYFDFTFLGLGALPRHRLVRFMAKAAVFNHRFSGPFMRAMRHIPVDRKAGSSAFEAAVRALKDGEVVGIFPEATISTSFTVKDLKAGVARMAIDAGVPIIPAAVWGGHRVATRNHKVEWRRGVPVTVVLGEPITPGPGEQIPALLGRTRTAMEALLDEAQRSYPDQPAGADDRWWQPAHLGGTAPTPAEAAAGDTLRATGRGASATKRSPGGRVARLLRRR from the coding sequence ATGTACACCGCGAGCTGGCGTGACGTCGTCCGTCCCGGGCTGTTCGGCGCCTCGCCCGATCCGCGCGACAAGCCGTACCGGCTGGTGATCCGGATCGCCCTGGTCGTCTTCCGGCTGTTCCGCTTCCGCTTCGACGTCCGTGGCTCCGAGCACGTGCCGGCGTCCGGGGGCGCGATCATCTGCAGCAACCACGTCAGCTACTTCGACTTCACCTTCCTGGGGCTCGGCGCGCTGCCGCGGCACCGCCTGGTGCGGTTCATGGCGAAGGCGGCGGTCTTCAACCACCGGTTCTCCGGACCGTTCATGCGCGCCATGCGGCACATCCCGGTCGACCGGAAGGCCGGCTCGAGCGCGTTCGAGGCCGCGGTCCGCGCGCTCAAGGACGGCGAGGTGGTCGGGATCTTCCCGGAGGCGACCATCAGCACCAGCTTCACGGTGAAGGACCTCAAGGCCGGCGTCGCGCGGATGGCCATCGACGCCGGCGTGCCGATCATCCCGGCGGCCGTCTGGGGCGGGCACCGGGTGGCCACGAGGAACCACAAGGTGGAGTGGCGCCGTGGCGTCCCCGTGACGGTGGTCCTCGGCGAGCCGATCACCCCTGGGCCCGGTGAGCAGATCCCCGCACTGCTCGGTCGCACTCGCACGGCGATGGAGGCGCTGCTCGACGAGGCCCAGCGGAGCTATCCCGACCAGCCCGCCGGCGCCGACGACCGGTGGTGGCAGCCGGCGCACCTCGGCGGGACGGCACCGACACCCGCGGAGGCGGCCGCCGGCGACACCCTCCGCGCCACCGGGCGGGGGGCCAGTGCGACGAAGCGCTCGCCGGGGGGACGGGTGGCCCGGCTGCTGCGCCGCCGCTGA
- a CDS encoding glutamate--cysteine ligase has translation MTEYYRYPQQQVEEYVWSPVEKKRNDALWAPITNAGTPAPFSRPGQTSTPEHTRPPVRRSDHPLPAGPARQGTGPDHGVVRTVGVEEELLVVDSSGVPVPEGPDALAVAARRGEGEDVEQHDRAERGEPDGAPESAHLSPELKAQQVELGTPVCTTLQEVLDQLRHWRRRADAAAVAVGARVAALATSPVAVASVPTGGERYTRLMDTFGQTARDVLTCGCHVHVSVADDEEGVAVLNRIRVWLPVLTALTANSPFWQGEDTSYASFRSQVWQRWPSAGPNDPFTDAADYHRVVDAMLATGTVFDAGMVYFDARLSATWPTVEVRSADVALRVEDAVTLAGLVRGLVETAARDARDGGAAPDVRTEVLRLAAWRAGRCGLTGELVHPRTGRPAAAADVLTDLLDHVRPALADAGDEDTVSAGVAALLERGTGADLQRQVHQETGDLAAVVRAAVATTAGEPTPRAASGGSR, from the coding sequence ATGACCGAATACTACCGTTATCCCCAACAACAAGTCGAAGAATATGTGTGGTCACCTGTCGAAAAAAAAAGAAACGACGCCCTGTGGGCGCCGATCACCAACGCCGGGACCCCGGCCCCGTTCAGCCGCCCGGGGCAGACGTCCACCCCGGAGCACACTCGCCCACCGGTGCGCCGGAGCGACCACCCTCTGCCGGCTGGTCCTGCACGACAGGGCACCGGTCCGGATCATGGGGTGGTGCGGACCGTGGGCGTCGAGGAAGAGCTGCTGGTGGTCGACTCGTCCGGGGTGCCCGTACCGGAAGGGCCGGATGCCCTCGCCGTCGCGGCGCGGCGCGGCGAGGGCGAAGACGTCGAGCAGCACGACCGCGCCGAGCGCGGCGAGCCCGACGGCGCTCCGGAGTCGGCACACCTCTCGCCCGAGCTGAAGGCCCAGCAGGTCGAGCTGGGGACGCCGGTCTGCACGACCCTCCAGGAGGTGCTCGACCAGCTGCGCCACTGGCGTCGCCGTGCCGACGCCGCGGCCGTGGCCGTCGGGGCGCGGGTGGCGGCGCTGGCCACGTCGCCGGTGGCCGTCGCCTCCGTCCCGACCGGGGGCGAGCGCTACACCCGGCTGATGGACACCTTCGGCCAGACCGCACGCGACGTCCTGACCTGCGGCTGCCACGTCCACGTCTCGGTCGCCGACGACGAGGAGGGCGTGGCCGTCCTCAACCGCATCCGGGTGTGGTTGCCGGTGCTCACGGCCCTGACCGCCAACTCCCCGTTCTGGCAGGGCGAGGACACCTCGTACGCCAGCTTCCGGTCCCAGGTCTGGCAGCGCTGGCCGTCGGCGGGCCCGAACGACCCGTTCACCGACGCCGCCGACTACCACCGCGTCGTCGACGCCATGCTGGCCACCGGGACGGTGTTCGACGCCGGCATGGTCTATTTCGACGCCCGGCTGTCGGCCACGTGGCCCACCGTGGAGGTGCGCAGCGCGGACGTCGCCCTCCGGGTCGAGGACGCCGTCACCCTCGCCGGGCTGGTGCGCGGCCTGGTGGAGACCGCCGCCCGCGATGCACGGGACGGCGGCGCGGCGCCCGACGTGCGGACCGAGGTGCTGCGCCTGGCCGCCTGGCGGGCCGGCCGCTGCGGCCTCACCGGCGAGCTCGTCCACCCGCGCACCGGCCGGCCGGCCGCGGCCGCCGACGTCCTGACCGACCTGCTCGACCACGTGCGGCCCGCGCTCGCCGACGCGGGCGACGAGGACACCGTCTCCGCCGGTGTGGCCGCCCTGCTGGAACGCGGGACCGGCGCCGACCTCCAGCGGCAGGTGCACCAGGAGACCGGCGACCTCGCGGCCGTCGTCCGGGCCGCCGTGGCCACCACCGCCGGGGAGCCGACCCCTCGGGCGGCGTCCGGAGGCAGCCGCTAG
- a CDS encoding Rv2578c family radical SAM protein, whose amino-acid sequence MRWDAQRLDLDEPGALPGLPSIRGLLRSVQVPEFPGLTFHEVRSKSALNRVPGESAMPFPWTINPYRGCSHSCMYCFARRTHEWLEFDAGRDFDTQVVVKTNLVDVLRRELARPSWRREHVALGTNTDPYQRAEGRYRLMPGVIRALAGAGTPFSVLTKGTLLRRDVPLLAEASRQVPVGLGISMAIWDEDLHAGLEPGVPTPRARLDLVRALADAGLPCGVFLAPVLPGLTDSAEHLDAALGAIAAAGATGVTVIPLHLRPGAREWFMAWLAGARPDLMPRYERLYARRAYVPAEYRRWLAQQVAPLLSRHGFDRQPGGAARHGPVADGVQGDDEVGFPAGSLPSGGLPGAAGAAAAGERSAGPGEQLTLL is encoded by the coding sequence ATGCGGTGGGACGCGCAACGGCTGGATCTCGACGAGCCCGGGGCGCTGCCCGGCCTGCCGAGCATCCGGGGGCTGCTGCGCAGCGTGCAGGTGCCGGAGTTCCCCGGCCTGACGTTCCACGAGGTGCGGTCGAAGAGCGCACTGAACCGCGTGCCCGGCGAATCCGCCATGCCTTTCCCGTGGACGATCAACCCGTACCGGGGATGCAGCCATTCGTGTATGTACTGCTTCGCCCGGCGCACGCACGAATGGCTCGAGTTCGACGCCGGTCGCGACTTCGACACGCAGGTCGTCGTGAAGACCAACCTCGTCGACGTGCTGCGCAGGGAGCTGGCCCGGCCGTCGTGGCGCCGGGAGCACGTGGCCCTCGGCACGAACACCGACCCCTACCAGCGCGCCGAGGGGCGGTACCGGCTGATGCCCGGGGTCATCCGGGCCCTCGCCGGCGCCGGCACCCCGTTCTCCGTCCTGACGAAGGGCACGCTGCTGCGCCGGGACGTGCCACTGCTGGCGGAGGCCTCCCGGCAGGTGCCGGTCGGGCTCGGGATCTCCATGGCCATCTGGGACGAGGACCTGCACGCGGGCCTGGAGCCGGGCGTCCCCACACCGAGGGCGCGGCTGGACCTCGTCCGTGCGCTGGCCGACGCAGGGCTGCCGTGCGGGGTCTTCCTCGCCCCGGTCCTGCCCGGCCTCACCGACTCCGCGGAGCACCTGGACGCGGCGCTGGGCGCGATCGCCGCCGCCGGCGCCACCGGGGTCACGGTGATCCCGCTGCACCTGCGCCCCGGGGCGCGGGAGTGGTTCATGGCCTGGCTGGCCGGGGCGCGCCCCGACCTCATGCCGCGGTACGAACGGCTCTACGCGCGCCGGGCGTACGTGCCGGCCGAGTACCGCCGGTGGCTGGCGCAGCAGGTGGCGCCCCTGCTGAGCCGGCACGGGTTCGACCGGCAGCCGGGCGGTGCGGCGCGGCATGGTCCGGTCGCCGACGGCGTCCAGGGGGACGATGAGGTCGGCTTCCCGGCCGGGAGCCTGCCCTCGGGCGGCCTCCCCGGTGCCGCCGGCGCTGCGGCGGCGGGAGAGCGTTCGGCGGGACCGGGGGAGCAGCTGACCCTGCTGTGA
- a CDS encoding winged helix-turn-helix transcriptional regulator, producing the protein MSSSNSPAEPGAAVDVDRALMAALARDGRASYTELAERVGLSVSAVHQRVRRLEQRGLITGYRATLDATQIGLPLTAFVSITPTDAQTDDAPALLAHLEAIEECHAVAGVESYILKVRVASPDALEALLREIRSVANVRTRTTVVLSTSYEARPPI; encoded by the coding sequence GTGAGCTCGTCGAACTCCCCGGCTGAGCCGGGCGCCGCGGTCGACGTCGACCGGGCGCTGATGGCGGCGCTGGCACGCGACGGCCGGGCCAGCTACACCGAACTGGCCGAACGGGTGGGCCTGTCGGTGTCGGCGGTGCACCAGCGGGTGCGCCGGCTGGAGCAGCGCGGGCTCATCACCGGCTACCGGGCGACCCTCGACGCGACGCAGATCGGCCTGCCCCTCACCGCTTTCGTGTCGATCACCCCGACCGATGCGCAGACCGACGACGCCCCGGCCCTGCTCGCCCACCTGGAGGCCATCGAGGAGTGCCACGCGGTGGCCGGCGTGGAGAGCTACATCCTCAAGGTCCGGGTGGCCTCACCCGACGCGCTCGAGGCGCTGCTCAGGGAGATCCGCTCCGTGGCCAACGTCCGGACCCGCACCACCGTCGTGCTCTCCACGTCCTACGAGGCGCGCCCCCCGATCTGA
- a CDS encoding Xaa-Pro peptidase family protein, translating into MTTPAGTGPLVTIDRAHAARAIAGELGVDVLVLTPGADLRYLCGYDAHAMERLTALAVPRTGEPFLVVPRLEAPMVDASPAGTLGLEVLAWDETDDAFAVLADAAAARLGSAPARVAVGSRTWAEHALGVQRALPGSVLELASPVVDRLRMVKTPAEVDELALAGAAVDRVHARMGEWLTVGRTEAEVGADIAAAILAEGHVGVDFTIVGSGPNGASPHHELSGRTVAAGDLVVVDIGGETATGYRSDCTRTYVVGGSPDPEVAEWYAVLHAAQQAATAAVRPGVTAEQIDAAAREVIADAGWGDHFIHRTGHGIGLDTHEAPYIVAGNDLPLEPGMAFSVEPGIYLPGRHGARIEDIVVCTDDGVRVLNNGPRELVELPG; encoded by the coding sequence GTGACGACTCCGGCCGGAACCGGCCCGCTCGTGACCATCGACCGGGCGCACGCCGCCCGGGCGATCGCCGGTGAGCTGGGCGTGGACGTGCTCGTGCTGACCCCGGGTGCCGATCTGCGGTACCTCTGCGGCTACGACGCGCACGCCATGGAACGGCTGACCGCTCTCGCGGTCCCGCGCACCGGGGAGCCGTTCCTGGTGGTGCCGCGGCTGGAGGCCCCCATGGTCGACGCGAGCCCCGCCGGGACGCTGGGGCTCGAGGTCCTGGCCTGGGACGAGACCGATGACGCCTTCGCGGTGCTCGCCGACGCCGCCGCCGCCCGGCTGGGCTCGGCACCGGCCCGGGTGGCCGTGGGCTCGCGCACGTGGGCGGAGCACGCCCTCGGTGTCCAGCGCGCCCTGCCGGGCTCGGTGCTCGAGCTGGCCTCGCCGGTCGTCGACCGGCTGCGCATGGTGAAGACGCCGGCCGAGGTGGACGAGCTGGCGCTCGCCGGCGCGGCGGTCGACCGGGTGCACGCGCGGATGGGGGAGTGGCTGACCGTCGGCCGCACCGAGGCCGAGGTCGGGGCCGACATCGCCGCGGCGATCCTCGCCGAGGGCCACGTCGGCGTGGACTTCACCATCGTCGGCTCCGGCCCGAACGGGGCCAGCCCGCACCACGAGCTGTCGGGACGCACCGTGGCGGCCGGCGACCTCGTCGTCGTCGACATCGGCGGCGAGACGGCCACCGGGTACCGCTCCGACTGCACGCGCACCTACGTCGTCGGCGGGTCGCCGGACCCCGAGGTCGCGGAGTGGTACGCCGTGCTGCACGCCGCCCAGCAGGCGGCGACGGCGGCCGTGCGCCCGGGCGTGACCGCCGAGCAGATCGACGCCGCGGCGCGCGAGGTGATCGCGGACGCCGGCTGGGGCGACCACTTCATCCACCGCACCGGGCACGGCATCGGCCTGGACACCCACGAGGCGCCCTACATCGTGGCGGGCAACGACCTGCCGCTGGAGCCCGGCATGGCGTTCTCGGTGGAGCCGGGCATCTACCTGCCGGGCCGCCACGGCGCCCGGATCGAGGACATCGTGGTCTGCACCGACGACGGCGTCCGCGTGCTGAACAACGGTCCCCGTGAGCTCGTCGAACTCCCCGGCTGA
- a CDS encoding 5'-3' exonuclease, with product MLLDAASLYFRAFYGVPTSVTTPDGRPINAVRGFLDMTARLITAHGPDRLVACWDDDWRPAFRVEALPSYKAHRLAADGGEETPDELGPQVPILIEVLAAAGICRVGAPGYEADDVIGTLATRARGPVDVVTGDRDLFQLVDDARGVRVLYTARGISDLEFVDEAAVAAKYGIPGRCYADFAVLRGDPSDGLPGVAGVGAKTAAALIGAFGDLAGIRAAAARAVVPEPPLTAAVLKKLRAAAGYLDAAPVVVAVARDIDLPPVEGPLPRTPADARALAALAEAHGLQSSLARLGAALGWPEGVLG from the coding sequence ATGCTGCTGGACGCCGCGTCGCTGTACTTCCGCGCCTTCTACGGGGTGCCCACCAGCGTGACCACGCCCGACGGGCGGCCGATCAACGCCGTCCGCGGGTTCCTCGACATGACCGCGCGGCTGATCACCGCGCACGGCCCCGACCGCCTCGTGGCCTGCTGGGACGACGACTGGCGGCCCGCCTTCCGGGTCGAGGCGCTGCCGTCGTACAAGGCGCACCGGCTGGCGGCCGACGGCGGTGAGGAGACGCCCGACGAGCTCGGCCCCCAGGTGCCGATCCTGATCGAGGTGCTCGCCGCGGCCGGGATCTGCCGCGTGGGTGCCCCGGGCTACGAGGCCGACGACGTGATCGGCACGCTCGCCACCCGGGCCCGCGGGCCGGTCGACGTCGTCACCGGGGACCGGGACCTGTTCCAGCTGGTCGACGACGCGCGCGGTGTCCGGGTGCTGTACACCGCCCGCGGCATCTCCGACCTGGAGTTCGTCGACGAGGCCGCGGTCGCCGCCAAGTACGGCATCCCGGGGCGCTGCTACGCCGACTTCGCGGTCCTGCGCGGCGATCCGAGCGACGGGCTGCCCGGCGTGGCGGGGGTGGGCGCCAAGACCGCCGCGGCGCTGATCGGCGCGTTCGGCGACCTCGCCGGCATCCGGGCGGCGGCCGCGCGGGCCGTCGTCCCGGAGCCGCCGCTGACCGCCGCCGTCCTCAAGAAGCTCCGTGCGGCGGCCGGCTACCTCGACGCGGCGCCGGTCGTCGTCGCGGTGGCCAGGGACATCGACCTGCCGCCGGTCGAGGGCCCGCTCCCCCGCACCCCGGCGGACGCCCGGGCCCTGGCCGCGCTGGCCGAGGCGCACGGGCTGCAGTCCTCGCTCGCGCGGCTGGGCGCCGCCCTCGGCTGGCCGGAGGGCGTCCTCGGCTGA
- a CDS encoding DUF4333 domain-containing protein yields MTHPPHRDGRHGGEPGDHRVPWDQQQPWGGPPPSWAPGPGAPPPHPGRRAALIAVLSVVALAVAAAAAVLAVSTGPTVLSRGAVERDVAAQFEEREGVAVVLRCTEEMLVEEGATYECTGVTADDEEVTLRLEITDTEGAHYTWTEP; encoded by the coding sequence ATGACCCACCCGCCGCACCGCGACGGCCGGCACGGCGGTGAGCCCGGGGACCACCGCGTGCCGTGGGACCAGCAGCAGCCCTGGGGCGGCCCTCCGCCGTCATGGGCGCCCGGCCCGGGTGCTCCGCCGCCGCACCCGGGCCGACGGGCGGCGCTGATCGCCGTCCTGTCCGTCGTCGCGCTGGCGGTCGCGGCCGCTGCGGCGGTCCTGGCCGTCTCCACCGGGCCGACGGTGCTCTCGCGCGGGGCGGTCGAGCGGGACGTCGCCGCGCAGTTCGAGGAGCGCGAGGGCGTGGCCGTCGTCCTCCGCTGCACCGAGGAGATGCTCGTGGAGGAGGGCGCCACCTACGAGTGCACCGGCGTCACCGCCGACGACGAGGAGGTGACCCTCCGGCTCGAGATCACCGATACCGAGGGGGCCCACTACACCTGGACCGAGCCCTGA